In Carettochelys insculpta isolate YL-2023 chromosome 3, ASM3395843v1, whole genome shotgun sequence, the genomic stretch TCCATAACAAACAAAACTTCTGCAGCCTGCCCTTCACTTAGCAGGGCCCTATAATTCGCTCAGCACAGCTCTTCCCTCCAATTCCTGTGCTCTTCTACCTGCTCTTGATGAAAAACTGTGCAGGAAATTCTTTACcttctcttcccaccccaggTAGCCCTGTGGTGGAATCACCAAGAATCAGTCAATTTCTCTCTCACCTCACACacaccactctctctctctgcctccttctctgGGAAGGAATTACAAGCTCTCACACACCCAACCAGGAGAGCTCTCCTCACCCTCTGTTTGatagaaatatattttggaaaCCAGAAATATTAAAAGTTATGAAGACAGTCAAAGAGTAAGCTTCCATACTAGTTTTCAGCATACGTGCCATGTTTGACTATGCCACTCGAGCCTAAACACTTAAGTTTGTGAAGCTGAAGGTCGTGGTGGGAACATGAAGCCAAATGACATTGCAAGTTTAAAAATTAGTAAATATCTGTTCTTAGTGAAAACCATGTTCCTGAAAAGGAACAAGCAAGCCTTGCTGTTTATAGTTCTTTGCTTTGGAAGCTCCATGGCTACTAGaagagtacagtagggtctcagcattCATGAGAGTTCCATGTTGAGAATGCTCATGGATACTGGATTTTGCAAATATGGtggctgccggtgctccctgcccggagccccggGGGAAGCGGCAGCTCACGAACAATTGAATTCTTCAACCTTAGGTTcgcaaatattgagaccctactgcactAACATTATGGTTTTCTATTCACCAACTTCCCTCTTACTTAACCCACTAGCAGGGTGAGGAAGTAATCTCTTGCTAGAGCTAAGAGAAAAAGCTACTACAACCAAATCCAGTTTGCACCTTCCATCCTTGGCAGCTAGCAAAGAGAAGCAAGTCACAAACAGGGTGAGAGAGCACCAGCCCATGAGAGTGAAGCACAAATAGTAATGGATAGTAGCAGCCACTTACCTAAACCAAATCTGAACCAATGACCATAGATGAGAAAGCCTCAACACCTTTTTGCTAATCTAAAGCTATCCTGTCACTCCTAAAAATCATttagcgggggaggggggaggagagaaCACTTAAATAAATTTAACTTGACAGCAGAAACTGCTATAGGCAAAGAACTACAGTTCACCAGAAAACAAGTGCATCAACTAGGGACTCTTAAGCTGCCTGGATCTGGAAGCCAGCTGTACATTTTTGAAGTGCAAATGCTTAGCTGTAACCAAAAGTTCATAATAAATTTAACACCACCAAGCTCACACTATGACAAATCCATTACCAGGTTCACAAAAAAGGGCTTGTGCAAACTCCTGTCTACTCCTACGTGCATTTTCCTCCATCAAACTGTTTGTACATAGACCACAGCTTAAATGATAACAGAATAGACATTGACCTATATcagagggtctgcaacctgcagctcctgcacTACATGTGTCTCTTTTAGGACGACTTTGTGGCttccaacactataattgcagaattgaaaaaaaaaaaaataccttctgattattttccataaatggtgaacatctaagagcccaacagtgaacaacttgtatctaaatagcaaacaatatgtgatctcaaaatgttggataaattACCCTTTAAATACGTGCAGTGCTTTGTGgggtatgatactgtatctgtgttttgatcctCTTACTACTAAAGTTTTGATTAGGAAAAGGAAGTtcgcggcattcctgctgtgaatggcaacacattttaagaaagaaaactgaaatttaacgcgaagtaaaattggcataattaaagtgggttcaggagtgagaAAAATCAGGAAGACGGTAGTGCAGACAGACAGGTAAAATGtgaagaaacagaatatgtaaaaaatttgtgaatgtcctacagtaaacatgtatttcattacaaatcattgtgtgagcGCTGCGCTTAAAATAagcattacaaaaagtatggtttgaaatgatttattaagggccatctcATTGTGatgtgcattgtggctcctgaattATTTAGTTTtaccaaactaaaaaaaaaaatggctcttgctattttggttgccgatccCCGACCTAGATTCCTATATATTTGTATTGGTGCATCTGAACTGGCCTTCAATTGTGAAGCAACAGCAACATCTAGTGGCCAGAGAATAATATGAATTTCTTCTGGTCCAGTCTTCTGAATGTTGTAATCAGTGACTATTAATACTATTTGTTCGATTTTATTCTATTTAGCTGTGAATTGCTGCATTCAGGTACTTCAACATGATCAACAATAGGTAACAATGGGATGGACAATAAAATGAGTACATTTATTCACTGATTAATGTAGTGTGAGATTCCAGTACAACTGAGGCTACAGAATTTCAGTCCGTTACCCCTATATTGAATCCAATAATGTGTCTGACTAAAGCATGTCTTCCAAAAAGGTATCATGTCGCTCTTGGATTGAAAACATCAAGGGATGCAGAACCCATCCCATCCCACAAAATGTCTAATATGCTTAAAATACCTCACCAGGAACCTCTACAAAATTTCCTACCACCACACAATTCTTTTAGGACCTtaccatgattttaaaaaattacaaaaaccAACAACCTGGAGAACATACAGATACTTTTATTGCTCACCTTTTATACAACAGCACACCTTCAGCCATTTTCTTTCACAGCTTGACAATGTTTATGTACACAAAATCCCAGCAAGAAGCATTATGTGGCtttcagtaaaagaaaaaaaaatgtcaagacATCAAACTTAGCCAGGCTTCATTTTCTGCAGCAATAGTAAAAGGGCTTCCCTCCAGGCAGGAATTAGTCTTTCCAGGCCGTAGTgcatttcttcaaaaaaaataaaatgtaataataAAAGAAAGACAACCCCCCCAAAACAAATTGCCCTAAATTTGCTGAGCCAGTGGTATTAACTCGTGCATAAAACAAATTGCAGTTTGCTGTTCTTTCTAGCTGATTTCAAGTAAAAATTAGGTTTGTAAAAGGAGCAACTTGTTTTGGATGGATGCAGGTCAGTTTGAATTGCTATACTTAACTACAGCCCTACAGACACTATCAGTTCACAACTTAGCTTGGTTTAAAAAATGATCTTGCAGATTCTGGTGGCAGGTGAGATCTCCAAAGTTGAGTAGGAGATACAATTTTCAATTAGTGGAAGATAAGGCTACTGAATGTGGTATCTGCAGTAGAGCTCATATAATAGATGCCCCAGACTTATGCGTGAGAAAGCACTTTGGAACCAGGCGTGCATGACCACGAGTGAGAGACCTTTTCTTGATTGAGACAACAGGGCAGCAAATCAAAAGCAACATTCAAAACTGTCTGGAACTGTAAAAGATTATTTAATTTCCCATGTTGTATGTGAATTACAAGTCTAACCAAAAAGCACTGCTAGTGTCAGTACACTATACATACCCCCGGAATGAAGGGAAACAGCAGGGTaataatttcagaataaaatGATTGATCAAAGGGATtccggggggaaaaaaaaacccacaaagctaCTGGTTCAAAGTTTGGTTAATCCTAGTGAAGAGTGACAacttatttttttcaaacaaaaacaaaagcagagtTGCATGGGAACCTATACCTTTTCTGAAGCATGACCCCTTATGCAGGCAGGATCTTGCCTGACACGTGGTCTTGGACTAATTCAAGAAGCAATAGAACAGGCCTCTGAAACTAGGTTTCTATTATCTGAGCTCTGCTGAAGTGTAAAGCTTTAGTAGCCTCAACTCGTGAAGTGTCTTCCTTGTCCAAATCCAGACTGATTATACTGATAGCCTCCATGCTGGAAGTGCTGCTCAAACTGCCCACCTTGATTAAAGTTCTGTccacctctgcctccccagccgCCACCTGGGCCTCCACGGccacctctccctcctccacggccacctctccctcctccacgGCCACCACCTCGATCACCATGGTGCCCACCATCTTGGTATCTGTTGTCTTGCTGGTAACCGCTGCTGCTggtgccgccaccaccctggtatCCACTTCCTGTGTATGAAGATTGATAGCCTCCATAGCCGCCTCCTTGGTAGCCACTACCATGATAGCCACCTGTTTGAAAACCTGCATCTCTGTAGTTGCTATCTCTGTAATTGCTGTCCTGATAGCCTCCTCCGCCATCTGTCCAGCCTCCTTGGTGCTtgtttcctcttcctccccctctgtTTCCATGGTCATAACCACCCCGTCCTCCGCCTCGGCCACCTCGTTCATGACCCCCTTGTTCATGACCTCCTCGTCCTCCATATGATGAGTCATAACCTCCTCGCCCTCCTCTGTCATGACCCCCTTGTTCATAACCACCTCTTCCTCCATATGATGATTCATagccacctcttcctcctctgcctccactTTGCTGTGGAGGACCATCTGGTCTCTTCTGCCATGGTGGCATCTCAGGAGGGGGAGGCTCAATTTCATTTGGTCTGCCCCCTCTGTCAGGTACTCGGCCCATTAATACCTGTAAAGGTAAGGAAAATATTATTTAAGGAGTGCGAATATCATGCAGTCATGCTTATTTATTGTATGACAATATGGGCAAGATTTGTAGGACAATCTGGATTTTGAGTTAAGGCAGAGAAGTCTGTTAAGGTCTTTCATGCTGGTATTATGCTGATgtaattccattaacttcaaatAGAAGTGTCTCAGAAGTTTATATCAGAATCAGGTCCTAAGTAGTTTGAGAGGACATTTTATAACAGCCTCAAAGAATGAAATGAATCAACAGAAATACTAAACTGGCTGTCAGTTTGAAAAAGATGTAAAAGAACCAATATTTGGTTTCATCTGTGTAACGCATcttctaaaattaaataaaaatacaatttcCTTGGAGATGTAGTACTCATAAGGTGGTACTGATCTGACAGTCACTGTGAATAAGTTATGTACTGAAATATCAGGCACGTCATAAAATAACAAGGAGCAGACGTGCAAGCTGTCACTCAACTATGTACTATCATGTCCCAAAGAAGCACCCAATGTGCACAGGTGATCTCCCCAAGCCAATCAATCCTTGTAGAATCTGTCAGTTAAGACAGAGGTAGGATGATGCATTTGGTAATATGGACAGGGGGGTTTGCTAGAACTGGACCAACCCCTCTAAATACTCATTGAGACAAAACCTTTATTGGGACTAGAGTAATCACACATCTGCCTGCCACAGGAGTTTTCTTGTATATTCCTCTGAAGCCTCTAGTGTCATTGCTGGAAATAAGAAATTAGAACTAGACACATAACCACTATGATCCCATATAACAAACCTTACGTTCCTAGCGAAGAATATATTCAAACTCGGGTTCCTCTTACTATCATCCTTGTCTGCCCACTTCCTTGCTTGGCTTCTATATCTCCTTGCTGTCATCTAAATAGGCACAGGATGCAAGTTCTTTGGGGGTAGGGACTGTTTTTATGTTTCTACAAAGTTCAGCACAATGAACCCCAATCCCGACTGCCATCACTGAGTGCTACTGAAACACAGAATCCTTCTTTGGTATTTTGTGGGTGGCATTTCATGTTAATTGTTGAAAAGCAGATCCACTATAATGTAATGTTCATGAGTCTCAAGTTCATGATGCAAGTCAGTCAGATGAGCCTGAATTCTCAGGGAAAAAAGGTCTTGGGGGAGGACGTGTGTAATTTCTTAATTTAGGCAATATTCTTTCCACAGCAacacttgctcttaaaaatatgCACCTTGACTGTATAAATTTAATCAGAGCCCATAAGAGAATCTAAATTGCAAAACACTGATTTTGCAAACAGACTTATATCCCATCTACTTAAAAACCATGCAATGAAATTATTTCATTCACTTTATTTTTAGATGCGATgacagtacagattgaacctctctaatccacacTCTCTCgttcggcaacatccataatccagacatgattttaattagctggatgtctgcttataatgggtgtggccacatttccagTGGACCCATGAAGTTTGTTGCATCCAAGTCTTTTAAGAGCCtcataagaagtggaaatgctggtaatgctgttagacaatactgacctcctgtggctcAGTAAAttgtcttgtctggcaccagtcaggtcccaagggtgccaggctagagaggttcagcctgtatttgttAATAACACAGCAATATCAACACCTGCAACCTTGATAATGAAATGATAACACCACAAATATACAAGTAGCTTCCTTAGGGCGTTCTCACTTCATGTGGATTGACTATGCTGTGCAACTGTAACACTAAACTTCAGGGAGGTATTATGAACCACTTACTCTCACAGAATAGGATTACAAACCAGACTGAGATCCACTGAAAGCAATGGGGTGCTTGTAGAGTGAGATAATATTCAATGCACGTTAGGATGTCAGAATTTGACCCTATATGGGAAGCTGCAGTTCCCAAAATCATTAACTAGTTCACAGATAAGTTTCCCATCACTCATTTTCCAGTTTACATTTACTTTGATGAAAAATATGGAAATTCACTCAGTGCTTTAAAAACTCAGTCTCTCACTGAGGGAAAACAACATTAAAATGAAATCACTTAATGTTCACAGCCTAGTACCAAATTATATTTGCCCTCTCATAACAATAGCTGAAGACATACCTTATTAATGGCACACACAGTCTTTTCTCTGATAGACCCACTGCTTGTCCTCATAATCTTTGACAAATCTTGCCGAGCTGCCAAGAGGTGAGCAATGGAAATAGTGCACTTAGTAGTTAAGAGGGCACGTTTGGGTTGGTAGATTTTAGCCAGTTTCTCTGTTTGACTCTAttgtaggaaagaaaaaaataaacaaatcaatTAGCTAAAGGAATCCATGTGTGACAGTGCCCCCAAAAAATCCAGATCAAtaaattaaatcaattaaaatatatCTGTTATTAAAATACAAGAGGAATACCAAAATAGttaaacatattttattttactataaAGATAACTGTAAGGACTGCATAAGCCAAGTTATTTTTTCACTTCAGTCACACAAGGATATTAAGTTTTAACCTGAttcttaaaatgtcattttgcaaacattttctGTTATTCCGCATTTTTGTCTGTCTTCAAGAGGCAGTCACTGATAAATAGTACTAGTTTTCTATTTGAGAAAAAGAATTCTAGCCAATCAATACCATCACAATGCCAATGAAAGTTACTGATATGGATTGCATCACTCTCGTTTTTCCTTTTGCACTTGCACAATTCCTAAACAGCTGATGTGTAAAAAAAAATTTCTCAAGTGAGTTTTATGTTACCCATTCCTCTTGGCATGTTTTCCCTACTCTGCAAGATCTCTGAAGCAGATATGATACCTCTTTGGTCTGTAATGCAGCTAATTACCTACagtaaatattttcatatttagcagccctgggaccaggaggtttctggatattcgaatattccagataatagagaggtatacctaacaatccataacgctaaagaaaaacaagattagatattaacaaacaaataaaaatgcatgcagagtactttatttaccaacagtagcatTACACACTgagaacttatactgtatttgctatatttatttgtatatactTTCATTATACCCTGCTTATGGAAAACGtaagtaaaatttacttaaaggttaaaatgctggttatctgagagttctggatgatagaatgccagatatgaaagactttaccGTAATACCAATGCATATGGCGTCATAAAAAGGAGAGGGATTTATTTTAGGGACGATCTGTTATGGTTTGCTGAACCATAATCAGATATTCCTTACACTGTGATAGTATGTGGctgttttaaatattatttaattaGCCAAAGTTATTTACTGTTTTGCAAATGCCAACTTCTTAAACCTGCCACCCGTTAAACTAAATAACAGAAACCTATTTAACTCTTTCCAACTGCTGTTATAATCTTACATCCTGTTCTCTACAAGATATAATTTGCCTGGGTAACAAATTTTATATTCcaaagagggagagaacagaaaagAGCCAGTACATCAATGAGCGGATGACAGGTCCTTTGAATGGTCAAAAAACCTCTTCTGGGCATCTGCCTCAAGTCTTCTACTGAAGAAATTCATAGCTGTTCAGTTTTGGATTTCTCCTTACCTCATGTGAGTAAATTGTTTGATAGACTAGTAAATATTCATGTTCTTATTATGATAGTCCACAGGTAAAGAGACATGCACAGGCTAGTATAATTAACATGGACATTTTACAGAGTTGCAGGAATCTGTTTGAAAAATGCTTTCCCTGTAACTTGCAATGCCAATTGCCAAGGATGTaactctcttttttaaaacattttgttaaaagAGGAATATTTTACCTCATTTTTTCCTAAGAAGCCACTCTGGTTCACATGCTTCGGCCGCTGCCATCAGCGGTTCCTGTTTCCTGTGTTTGAGGGGAGCTACAATTGACCAAGGTAATGAAAGTTAAAAATCTACTTAAGGAAGAGATATTACAGGCAAATAAAGGTAAGTCACTCCGAAGATGAGCCATCAGAAGTTCAGCTGGGAACAAATACCAGCTTACTGATTTCCCATTTGCATCCTCCTCTGTTGCCTTCTGTCAGTAACAGCTTGCTTTCTTGACCTCCGCCCTAAATTTACCTATGTCAAGGTTTCCCATCTCCGCAGAGTAACATGTTTGGCACAATCACATGCTAATCAAAGCTACATGAAGCTAACATATCAAGACTAAGCCCAAATTGGACAGGATCAGAGAGATGCACCTGGGAATAAAGGAGAGTGAGGGAATAACAAAGGAGTAGAGCAAGGGATGAAGCGGTGTAACTGAGCTGTGGATCGCCTAGGGAGGACAACACTGGGAGAgggcaggttgatgggagaatctGGTCTCCTAGCTGAACTCCTGATACTTCAACATCTGCAAGGTGACTTACTAATTTGGTTTTTCCATCTCTAGCTTCCCCTCAAGACAGGAAACAGGAATGATAAGAGCTGTAGCGGGCAGATCAAAGTGGTTACTCAAGGACAAACAAAACAACTGGAAAATATTCTTTGATACAACCAAACAACTTTATACTTATACATTAGCCACTAAAGGTAAAATGGTTTACCATAAAGGGAACAAAACTGAATGACACCCTTACTTTACCACCTGACACTAAGCAAAGGCAGAAAGAACAGAATAGCTTGGGAAAAAGAATAGGTGTACAATGCTTTTCCATTCTTGATCTACAACCCAAACGCTTGCAAGTTTAAATTAAGTCAACATTGAGGTGAACACACACATAATATACAGAAGAGCTATAATATTTTAGCACT encodes the following:
- the FAM98A gene encoding protein FAM98A isoform X2, producing MEFELMESDILESLEDLGYKGPLLEDGALTQAVSGGAGSPEFTKLCAWLVSELRLYCKLEENVQATNSPNEAEEFQLEVSGLLGEMNCPYASLTSGDVTKRLLSQKNCLLLLTYLISELEAARMLCVNAPPKKAQEGGGSEAFQELKGICIALGMSKPPANITMFQFFSGIEKKLKETLAKVPPGHVGKPLLKKPLGPAHWEKIEAINQAITNEYEVRRKLLVKRLDVTVQSFGWSDRAKSQTEKLAKIYQPKRALLTTKCTISIAHLLAARQDLSKIMRTSSGSIREKTVCAINKVLMGRVPDRGGRPNEIEPPPPEMPPWQKRPDGPPQQSGGRGGRGGYESSYGGRGGYEQGGHDRGGRGGYDSSYGGRGGHEQGGHERGGRGGGRGGYDHGNRGGGRGNKHQGGWTDGGGGYQDSNYRDSNYRDAGFQTGGYHGSGYQGGGYGGYQSSYTGSGYQGGGGTSSSGYQQDNRYQDGGHHGDRGGGRGGGRGGRGGGRGGRGGPGGGWGGRGGQNFNQGGQFEQHFQHGGYQYNQSGFGQGRHFTS
- the FAM98A gene encoding protein FAM98A isoform X1; the protein is MDTGHQNNQAHFIFATVQAIMSCFTNYKGPLLEDGALTQAVSGGAGSPEFTKLCAWLVSELRLYCKLEENVQATNSPNEAEEFQLEVSGLLGEMNCPYASLTSGDVTKRLLSQKNCLLLLTYLISELEAARMLCVNAPPKKAQEGGGSEAFQELKGICIALGMSKPPANITMFQFFSGIEKKLKETLAKVPPGHVGKPLLKKPLGPAHWEKIEAINQAITNEYEVRRKLLVKRLDVTVQSFGWSDRAKSQTEKLAKIYQPKRALLTTKCTISIAHLLAARQDLSKIMRTSSGSIREKTVCAINKVLMGRVPDRGGRPNEIEPPPPEMPPWQKRPDGPPQQSGGRGGRGGYESSYGGRGGYEQGGHDRGGRGGYDSSYGGRGGHEQGGHERGGRGGGRGGYDHGNRGGGRGNKHQGGWTDGGGGYQDSNYRDSNYRDAGFQTGGYHGSGYQGGGYGGYQSSYTGSGYQGGGGTSSSGYQQDNRYQDGGHHGDRGGGRGGGRGGRGGGRGGRGGPGGGWGGRGGQNFNQGGQFEQHFQHGGYQYNQSGFGQGRHFTS